DNA sequence from the Entomomonas asaccharolytica genome:
ATTTGAAACTAAGTTTTTGTTTCCAGGATGACCAATACCTAGTCGTAAGCGATAGAAGTTATTTTGATTAGCACATTGCGCAATAATATCGCGTAAGCCATTATGACCGCCATGCCCACCACCTTGTTTCAGTTTTGCTGTACCAGGCAGTAAATCAAGCTCATCATGTGCTACTAATATAGCCTCAGTAGGAATCCGATAAAAGTTGGCTAGTGCTGCTACGGCTTGACCACTACGATTCATGTAGGTTGTTGGAATAAGTAATCTTACATCATGACCATTTAAGGTAAAGCGACCAACTAATCCAAAATACTTGCGATCAGCTACTAATGGAACATTATATTTTTCTGCAATGCACTCAACGAAAAGGGCTCCTGCATTATGCCTAGTTTGATCATACTCTAGTCCTGGATTACCAAGACCTACTATCAACTGTACGGCAGTCATGTCAGGAGCCCCTCTTTATACAGGAGAATTACTCTGCTGCAGGTGTTTCACCACCAGTTGTGTCTTCATCAGCACTTTGTACACGTGGTGTATGAATAGTAGCAACAGGTAAGTCATTGTTATGAGCTAGGGCTACAAGTTCTACACCTTTAGGAGCTTTAAGATCTGATAAGTGAACGATTTGATCAAGTTCAACATTAGCCATATCTACTTCAATAAACTCTGGTAAGTCTTTTGGTAAACAGCTAATTTCAACTTCACCAGTGATGTGAGAAATTTCACCACCACCTTGTTTAACACCAACTGCTGTTGCTTCGTTGATGAAGTGTAAAGGAATAGTTGTAGTAATTTTTTGACCAGCAACCATGCGTTGGAAATCAATATGTAAAACGAAACCTTTAGAAGGATGACGTTGTAACGCTTTGATTAATACACTTTCTTTTTGACCAGCAACATTAACAGTTAAGATATGACTAAAAACTGTTTCGTTCTCTAATAACTTAGCAAGGTCTTTAGCTAGTAAGCTAACTGATTTAGGTGCTTTGTCGCCACCATAAATAATACCAGGAACCATGCTTGCGTTACGACGTAGGCGGCGGCTCGCACCTTTCCCTAAATCATCACGCGCTTGTGCGTCTATTACAAAATCTACCATTTTTTAAAATCTCCAAAAATAAAAACGCTCAAAACGTTTGCGACCAGCGTTTGAGCGACTTATAAAAAGGCTTATTTATTAATAAGCCAAGTAAATTAGCGCTTGTCTAATAACGGAACATAGCGCTAATGGATTCTTCATTGCTAATACGACGTACTGCTTCAGCTACAATCGGTGCAATATCTAACTGGCGAATTTTAGCACAACCTTGTGCTTTTGCCGAGAGGGGAATGGTATTTGTCACGACTAATTCGTCGAGCACTGAACCATTAATATTCTCTATAGCGGCACCAGATAAAATTGGATGCGTACAATAAGCTAACACTTTAGTTGCGCCAAAGTCTTTTAAAGCTTTCGCAGCATGGCAAAGAGTGCCAGCAGTATCTACCATATCATCAACCAGTATACAGGTACGGTTTTCTACTTCACCAATAACATGCATTACTTCTGACTGATTAGCTTTAGGGCGACGTTTATCAATAATAGCGAGTTCAACACCTAATGATTTGGCA
Encoded proteins:
- the pth gene encoding aminoacyl-tRNA hydrolase, with translation MTAVQLIVGLGNPGLEYDQTRHNAGALFVECIAEKYNVPLVADRKYFGLVGRFTLNGHDVRLLIPTTYMNRSGQAVAALANFYRIPTEAILVAHDELDLLPGTAKLKQGGGHGGHNGLRDIIAQCANQNNFYRLRLGIGHPGNKNLVSNFVLSRAPQAERQLLATSIQHTLDILPDIVAGNWNKAMHQLHSQKA
- a CDS encoding 50S ribosomal protein L25/general stress protein Ctc, with translation MVDFVIDAQARDDLGKGASRRLRRNASMVPGIIYGGDKAPKSVSLLAKDLAKLLENETVFSHILTVNVAGQKESVLIKALQRHPSKGFVLHIDFQRMVAGQKITTTIPLHFINEATAVGVKQGGGEISHITGEVEISCLPKDLPEFIEVDMANVELDQIVHLSDLKAPKGVELVALAHNNDLPVATIHTPRVQSADEDTTGGETPAAE